Sequence from the Cuniculiplasma divulgatum genome:
ATGGGTAACAGATCGCCTGGAGCAGGATTCGGCAGACCTCTGGGCCATACTGGGGGTATTCATGGATCTTTCCTCGTCAAACGGATCCTCTGTTATTCCTGGAAGCTTCAGCATAATCAGGGATAGCAAGCTGTACAACTCCTCACCGTTCATCAGGAATGGAAGGGTGCAGGGATTTCAGGATAAGATATCGCCATACAGGAACGAACGTTCCATTTATGAGCCTGGCAGGGACATAAGTGTCTTTGACGCAGATTCTATCAGGATAGCAATAGCAGTCTGCTACGACCTTGACTTCCCGTACTACACAAAGGTAGCTGTGGCTCGGGGTGCCAGAATGCTCGTGAATCCATCCCTTATTGTGAAGGAATTTCATGAGATGTGGCACATTTACGTCCGCGGCAGATCCCTGGAGAACAGGATTCCTGTTGTGTCTGTGAATTCACTATCCGATCCTTTTGGGGGCGGATCCATGATAACGTGGATGGATTATACGGACAGTGGAGTCCTGCTGAAAAGTACTGAGTGCAATACCGCACCCGTAACAGTGGCCGAGATTGACGAAAAGAGAGTAGATGGCCCACTGCTTGCGAGATTCGATGAAGATCCTGGCGAATACGGCATTTCAAGCACCCGGTGATATTATTTATTGGCCTTGCCTTCCATAATGTATCTGGAGATAATTCCGGCAACCTCCTCCGGGTTGGAAGTCTGCGGAGTATGCCCTGCACCATTTATGATCTCAAGATGGCTGCCATGTATGAGTGAATGAAGCTGATAGGCATATTCCACCGAAATTATCCTGTCCTCTGAACCCCAGATTATTGTTGCGGGAACAGAAATGGACCCAAGTTCTCCATCTGTCAGCTTTTCCCGCCCTGTGGCATTGTTCATAATCATCTGCCTTATGCTTTCCCTGCTGTTCCCTGGATTCATCCGCATGATCCTGTCCACAAATGCTTCCATAGCTTCTGGGGTATCTTCACCCACAGTTTTGTTTATGCCTGCAGAATCAACCAGGAAGAGATGCAATACGGGCATGCCGGACAGAACCAGCCTGAGTGATACCCAGCCGCCATATGAGTTACCTACCAGGACAGGATGGCTGATGCCAAGACTGTCTGCGAAGCTGCGGATCACCCTGCACTGCATGCCAATTGTATAATCATAATTGTCAATCATCGTTCTTCCCTGACCTGCAAGATCCGGCATGTAAAGTGCAAATACAGGATCAAGATACTGCTGGAGCTTTATCCAGTTGTTTCCGGATCCCCCAAGGCCATGCAGGAA
This genomic interval carries:
- a CDS encoding carbon-nitrogen hydrolase family protein produces the protein MRIVSVQAPRCGISSAAGYASALARELEAIDPDLVVLPEKWVTDRLEQDSADLWAILGVFMDLSSSNGSSVIPGSFSIIRDSKLYNSSPFIRNGRVQGFQDKISPYRNERSIYEPGRDISVFDADSIRIAIAVCYDLDFPYYTKVAVARGARMLVNPSLIVKEFHEMWHIYVRGRSLENRIPVVSVNSLSDPFGGGSMITWMDYTDSGVLLKSTECNTAPVTVAEIDEKRVDGPLLARFDEDPGEYGISSTR
- a CDS encoding alpha/beta hydrolase, with the translated sequence MQRREIHTNLGKISYLHRDGTIPIIFLHGLGGSGNNWIKLQQYLDPVFALYMPDLAGQGRTMIDNYDYTIGMQCRVIRSFADSLGISHPVLVGNSYGGWVSLRLVLSGMPVLHLFLVDSAGINKTVGEDTPEAMEAFVDRIMRMNPGNSRESIRQMIMNNATGREKLTDGELGSISVPATIIWGSEDRIISVEYAYQLHSLIHGSHLEIINGAGHTPQTSNPEEVAGIISRYIMEGKANK